A stretch of DNA from Gottschalkia acidurici 9a:
ATCCACTATCACATCAGACAGTCCTATTAGTGGCGCCAATTCTACCGAACCATTTAATTTTATCAAATCTACTTGCATCCCTTTAGATAGGAAGTGTTTTCTTGCTACATTAGTATACTTTGATGCTACTCTTAATGGTTTAGATGGATCTATCGTATATCCATCTAATGCTGCAACAGCAAATTTGCATTTACCAAAGTTTAAATCTGCTATTTCATAACAATTTCTTTCTTCTTCCATTATAGTATCTTTCCCTACTATCCCTATATCTACAGCTCCCCTTTCAACATATACAGGAACATCTACTGCCTTTACTAAAACATATCTAACTTTATTTTCTTCACTAGTTAATATAAGTTTTCGAGAATCTTCTTCAAATTCTCTACATTCTAAACCTATTTTTTTAAGCAATTCGTATCCTTTATCTCCTAGTCTTCCTTTTGCTATAGCTATATTTAAATATTCCAAAGTATCACCTGCCCTTGTTTATAAGTTTTTAATAAATTCTTCTAACTTTATGTTTAGTCTAGCATTGTTCTCCCTATCTATAATCTCCAGCTCATCTTTATCAAGTATTAAAATTCTCTTTATATCTGAATCGTCTCTCGTTATTTCTTCTAATGATTCATTTAATGTATCGCTCTCTACTATAAAGTCACTGTCTCTTAATAATTCCATTAGTTTAAATGCTTCTTTTCTATCTTCAGTTTTATATATTACTTTATAATCTATATAATAATTATTAGTGTCCAGTCCATTTTGCTTTTCCATCCCATTGATAAGCTCATCTATAGTTATACCAAACCCTGTAGCTGGTATATGCTCTCCATAATTTTCTGTAAGTTTATCATACCTTCCACCACTCAAGATAATGTCACCATGTTTAGCCATATATCCTTTGAAGATTACTCCAGTATAGTAATCTAAGTGATTGATAAGTCCTAAATCTACAGAAATATATTTATCATACCCGTAGTCTTTAATAATTTCATAAACTTCTTTTAAATCATCTACAGCTTTACACATCTTATCATTCAAACATAACTCTTTAGCTAACTTTAGTACATCTTCAAAGTCTCCATATAGTTTCGGTATTTGAACCATAACATTCTTTACTTTTTCATCTAAGTTCAGGTCTATAGTTAGCCTTTCTAACTCTACAAAGTTTTTATTTTCAATTAGCTCCTTAAGTTGTAAAGCTACTTCTTCACTATCTATATTCATCTCTTCTAACAAACCTTTATAATAATTTGCATGACCTATTTCTATATGAAAATCTATATTTACTTTGAGTAAGCTTTTTATAGCTATACTAATTATTTCTGCATCTGCATCTGGTCTATTACTTCCAAAGAACTCTACCCCTGTTTGTGCAAACTCTCTTCTATCTTCATTGTTCATTCTAAATACTTGATGATTATAAAATACTTTAAAATTTTTCTTACAAGTTCTATAGTTATTTGCTACCATCCTAGCTATCGGTATAGTTACATCTGGTCTAAGAACTAGTATTTCACCTGATTTATCTATAAGTTTAAACATTTCATCTTTCAAAACTGTACTCTTTATAGATGAAAATATATCATAATATTCAATAGTAGGTGTAAATGCTTCTCTATATCCAAAACTTTTAAAAGTGTCATTTATAAGTTTAATTATTCTCTGCTTTTTTTCGTATTCGTTAAATAACTCGTCTTTTACTCCTTGAGGAGTTTGAAACTTAAACATATGATATTCAACCCCTTGCTTTATCACTTCATCTAATTAAAGCGATGATGTGTTTTATTGTATTTTACTATTATTTACCCCATATGTCAATGAAAATTTATAAAAAAATAAAGAGGTCTTAAAATCGACCTCTATAATTTAAATACTTCTTTCAAAGTATAACCTACTCCACTCTCATCATTTGTTTTAGAAGTTATAATATTAGATACTTTTTTAACTTCTTTAGTTGCATTCTTCATACCTATCCCTAGTCCTGCATTTTCTATCATTTCTATATCGTTATTATCATCACCTATAGCTATAATTTCTTCTTTCTGTATCCCTTTACTCTCAGCGTATTCTATTAGGGATATCCACTTTGAGCCCTTAGCATGTATGATTTCTAACATAGGACCTACTTTTTTAAAACTATACATAAGATATGGATTATACTTTCCTTTGTAATTTTCTATTAAGCTTTTATGAAAATCTTTTAATTTTTCTAACTCTCCCGCATAAACAATAGCTAATGCTTTAGGGTCTGAGTATTTCAAAAAATCATCAATTACTTTATATCTATTAGCTATGTCTCCTAAATAGTCACGATATCTCTTATCATTTTTTTCTAGTTCTAGTAACACATCATAGCCTTCGCTATAATGATCCACATGAGCTATAGCATGTAATTTTCGCTCCCTACTTTCCTTTATAAGGTTAAAAAAATCATTTTTATCAAAGTATCTAGTCGTTATTAAGCTATCGTCATTTACATGTCTAACTATAGTACCGTTATTTGCCATAACTATAGGACTTATATCTAATTGGGATATCAACTCTTTAGCTGAATAATATCTACGTCCCGTAGCTATTACTATTTCTACTCCTCTATTGGACAGTTCATTTAATATTGCTTTATTTTCATCTGTTATTTTTTTCTCATCATTTAATAGTGTACCGTCCAAGTCTATAGCCACTAATTTATAGTTCATAAAATCACCTCATTCGTATATAGAAAACTATAGAATCTCTCTTAAAATCCTCATGACTATGTCCATTGAATATCCTCTTCTTTGAAGAAACCCACCTAATTTTCTATATCTAGCATTTTTATCATCATTTTTATAAGTTGTATTTAATTTTTTTACTGCTATCTCCATAGCTTTATCATATTGCTCTTCGTCATCTACCAATTCTTCTAACTCTATATTTACTGTTTTACTATCTATTCCTTTATTGAATAGTTCTCTTTTTATTCTTTCTTTTCCTATATTCTTCAAGTTTACTTTATCCTTAATAAATTTTCTAGTATATTCTTCATCATCTATATATTTTAATTCTTTTAAATAGTCTATCGTAGCTTCTATAACTTCTCTAGGATATTCTTTTTCTATCATTCTATTCCATATTTCTTTTTCCGTTCTCATTTTATAACTTAATAACCTTAGTGCATAGTTATTAGCCTGTGATTGTTCTTCTTTTCTCAATACTTCATCTATAAATTCTTTTTCTAGTTCCATTCCTTTAGCAAGCGTATATCTAACTAAGATATCTTCATGAACACTAAAGCCATATTCCTCATTTATATATATTGAATATCTCTCTTTATTATTTTTTTGTCTCTCTATTCTTGTAATCTTAATCATTTTTTAAACTATATCCTATAAAACTCTTCAAAAGTTTTTTCGTATAATAGTGATCATCTACTCCACCAAGCTCTCTTATAGAATGCATACCCAATACAGGATTTCCCATATCTACCGAACGTATATCTAGATGTGTAGAATTTATAGGTCCTATAGTAGATCCGCCTCTCTGATCTGAGTGATTGACAAACTTCTGAACTGGTACTCCTGAGTTCTTGCATATAAGCTCGTACACAGTATTAGAATCACTATCCGTGGTATAGGATTGATTAGCACTTATTTTTATTACTGGACCTTTATTTAATATAGGCCTGTTAGTTAAGTCATGTTTTTCTGGTGAATTTGGATGGACTGCATGAGCCATATCTGCAGATATTATAAAAGAGCTGTAAAGAGATCTATAGAAATCTTCTTTGTCTTTTCCTAGTGAGATAGATATTCTTTCTAATATAGTTTTTAGCATAGGTGAATCTGCTCCCTGCTTTGTGCTACTTCCTATTTCTTCGTTATCAAAGCAAACTGCTACATTTGTAGATTTTGAAACTCCGGCTTCTAACAAAGCATTTATGCTTGCATGTACCATTGCTAAGTTGTCTAGTCTACCACAAGATATAAAATCATTGTTTAAACCTACTATGGATCCCTTATCAAATTCATATAAATATAAATCAAAATCAATTATATCTTCTTTGCTTACATTTAATTCTTCAGATAATAAGTTTATTAAGAAGTTATCTTTCTCTAGATTATCATTAATCATTGAGACTAATGGTAACATGTCTTTTTGCTTACTAAGCTTTATTCCTTCATTTACATTTCTATTCATATGTATCGATAAGTTTGGAATTATCATCAAAGGCTTTCTTATATTTATATTTTTACTTACTGGATATAGAACGTCTTCAGATTTTAATGTGACTCTTCCAGCTATAGAAAGTGGTCTATCTAACCATGTATTTAAAATAGGTCCACCATATACCTCTGTATTTAATTTTAAATATGATTTTTCTGACACTATTTCGGGATTTGGTTTGATTTTGAAGTTAGGAAAGTCTGTATGTGATCCTATAATTCTGAATCCATGCTCCTCTAAGCTTCCTTCTCCCACTGTAAACGCAATTATAGATGAATCATTTTTTGTAGTGAAATACTTTCTTCCTCTCTGAACATTCCATCTATCTCTTAGTTTTAATTCTTGAAATCCTTTATCTAATAGTATATTTTTAATATTTTCAACAACATGAAAAGCACTCGGACTATCATATATAAAGTTAATTAAATCCTGAGCAAATTCTATTTCCCTTGTCATTTTCATCCTCCTAAAACTTTAAAGAATTAGTATATAGTATTTATATATTTTTCTCATTTAGTATAGATATAATAAAAGCACTATCTGTATTTTGATAGTGCTTTTGTTAATTAATGGTTGCAGTCGCATCCTTCTCCGCATCCGCATCCTTCATCTTCAAATCCTTCTTCAAATATTTCATCGAATGCTTGAGCCACTAATTCATATTCATCATCTTCTATGTTATCTAGCTCTACACCATCTTCTGTTTCTTTGTATTCATATAATAATACTTCTTCCTCATCTTGTGGAACTAGTGCTATATATTCTTTATCTTTTACTTCAAATATTCCTAGAACATGACAGTCTAATTCTGTATCATCATCAAGAACTAAATGCATTATACTTAGTTCTTCTTCACATCCACAATCATTTGTTTTGTTTTCACTCATCTTATAATCTCCTTCTTCTCATGAATTTATTTCTTAACTAATAGTTTTAATCTTTACTTAAAAATTATACCATAATTTAATTAATACATCGAGTTTTTAAATTTACTTAATTGATTTTAATATTTCTAATAGAAGATCCCACGTTCTCTTAGTAGAAGATATGCTTAACTTTTCATCTGGAGTGTGTATATCAAACATGT
This window harbors:
- the hisG gene encoding ATP phosphoribosyltransferase — its product is MEYLNIAIAKGRLGDKGYELLKKIGLECREFEEDSRKLILTSEENKVRYVLVKAVDVPVYVERGAVDIGIVGKDTIMEEERNCYEIADLNFGKCKFAVAALDGYTIDPSKPLRVASKYTNVARKHFLSKGMQVDLIKLNGSVELAPLIGLSDVIVDIVETGRTLKENGLVVIEDIHPVSARMIANKVSFKIKNNRIKKIMDDLNKLIEKES
- the hisZ gene encoding ATP phosphoribosyltransferase regulatory subunit, yielding MFKFQTPQGVKDELFNEYEKKQRIIKLINDTFKSFGYREAFTPTIEYYDIFSSIKSTVLKDEMFKLIDKSGEILVLRPDVTIPIARMVANNYRTCKKNFKVFYNHQVFRMNNEDRREFAQTGVEFFGSNRPDADAEIISIAIKSLLKVNIDFHIEIGHANYYKGLLEEMNIDSEEVALQLKELIENKNFVELERLTIDLNLDEKVKNVMVQIPKLYGDFEDVLKLAKELCLNDKMCKAVDDLKEVYEIIKDYGYDKYISVDLGLINHLDYYTGVIFKGYMAKHGDIILSGGRYDKLTENYGEHIPATGFGITIDELINGMEKQNGLDTNNYYIDYKVIYKTEDRKEAFKLMELLRDSDFIVESDTLNESLEEITRDDSDIKRILILDKDELEIIDRENNARLNIKLEEFIKNL
- a CDS encoding HAD family hydrolase, with the protein product MNYKLVAIDLDGTLLNDEKKITDENKAILNELSNRGVEIVIATGRRYYSAKELISQLDISPIVMANNGTIVRHVNDDSLITTRYFDKNDFFNLIKESRERKLHAIAHVDHYSEGYDVLLELEKNDKRYRDYLGDIANRYKVIDDFLKYSDPKALAIVYAGELEKLKDFHKSLIENYKGKYNPYLMYSFKKVGPMLEIIHAKGSKWISLIEYAESKGIQKEEIIAIGDDNNDIEMIENAGLGIGMKNATKEVKKVSNIITSKTNDESGVGYTLKEVFKL
- a CDS encoding RecX family transcriptional regulator, translated to MIKITRIERQKNNKERYSIYINEEYGFSVHEDILVRYTLAKGMELEKEFIDEVLRKEEQSQANNYALRLLSYKMRTEKEIWNRMIEKEYPREVIEATIDYLKELKYIDDEEYTRKFIKDKVNLKNIGKERIKRELFNKGIDSKTVNIELEELVDDEEQYDKAMEIAVKKLNTTYKNDDKNARYRKLGGFLQRRGYSMDIVMRILREIL
- a CDS encoding M18 family aminopeptidase, with translation MTREIEFAQDLINFIYDSPSAFHVVENIKNILLDKGFQELKLRDRWNVQRGRKYFTTKNDSSIIAFTVGEGSLEEHGFRIIGSHTDFPNFKIKPNPEIVSEKSYLKLNTEVYGGPILNTWLDRPLSIAGRVTLKSEDVLYPVSKNINIRKPLMIIPNLSIHMNRNVNEGIKLSKQKDMLPLVSMINDNLEKDNFLINLLSEELNVSKEDIIDFDLYLYEFDKGSIVGLNNDFISCGRLDNLAMVHASINALLEAGVSKSTNVAVCFDNEEIGSSTKQGADSPMLKTILERISISLGKDKEDFYRSLYSSFIISADMAHAVHPNSPEKHDLTNRPILNKGPVIKISANQSYTTDSDSNTVYELICKNSGVPVQKFVNHSDQRGGSTIGPINSTHLDIRSVDMGNPVLGMHSIRELGGVDDHYYTKKLLKSFIGYSLKND
- a CDS encoding DUF1292 domain-containing protein, with translation MSENKTNDCGCEEELSIMHLVLDDDTELDCHVLGIFEVKDKEYIALVPQDEEEVLLYEYKETEDGVELDNIEDDEYELVAQAFDEIFEEGFEDEGCGCGEGCDCNH